A region from the Arachis ipaensis cultivar K30076 chromosome B01, Araip1.1, whole genome shotgun sequence genome encodes:
- the LOC107619995 gene encoding transcription factor UDT1-like, translating into MKGDSECGGSSMPAERNRRLKMNRLFSQLQATIPRPLSKATKEVIITETIRYIKELERKKNNLEQIKELQIQSHASGTTFMLPCMANDDNCSVTVTVSANVAFFGIQTVARRGLITMILEVFSNHKAEILAANVAVNEGILTFAVTALLQIVADGEGEGEGAVEMIKREIMTL; encoded by the exons ATGAAAGGTGATAGCGAGTGTGGTGGTTCTTCAATGCCGGCGGAGCGTAACAGAAGGCTGAAGATGAATCGCCTGTTCAGTCAGCTTCAGGCCACCATCCCACGCCCCCTTTCCAAG GCTACAAAGGAAGTGATTATAACGGAAACGATTAGGTACATAAAGGAGCTTGAGAGGAAGAAGAACAACTTGGAGCAGATCAAGGAACTACAAATTCAAAGTCATGCCAGTGGTACCACCTTCATGCTTCCATGCATGGCCAATGATGATAATTGCTCTGTCACTGTCACTGTCTCCGCCAACGTCGCATTTTTCGGCATTCAGACCGTGGCTCGCCGAGGTTTGATTACCATGATTTTGGAGGTGTTCAGCAACCACAAGGCTGAGATTTTGGCTGCAAATGTGGCGGTTAATGAAGGGATTTTGACATTTGCAGTCACTGCTCTATTGCAAATTGTTGCTGAtggggaaggagaaggagaaggggcTGTTGAGATGATTAAGAGAGAGATCATGACTTTGTAG
- the LOC107638252 gene encoding uncharacterized protein LOC107638252 isoform X2 — MEPMYFMMPKAFYSSGVETIEETPTVAVKELYDKMLESVKVKRSMPPNAWLWSMIENCKHQQDISLLFDILENLHIFRLSNLRIHDDFNSNLCQEVTKACIKAGALDFAKMTLWKHNVYGLSPTVAAANHLLTHAKNHNDTKLLVEVMKLLKKNDLPLQPGTADIVFSICYNTDKWDLINKYGKWFVKAGGVKLRQTSFDTWMKFAAKRGETEPLWKMNTLRLESKKIPTLTSGISCAKGHLLERNPSDAASIIQELNENLDDAKKRRLKDELQKLISEWPKEVIKYRKGEDQKTLASSLNSDILAMISQLNMGLEASLNLEDLKG; from the exons ATGGAACCAATGTATTTCATGATGCCAAAGGCTTTTTATAGTTCTGGAGTGGAAACTATTGAAGAGACTCCCACAG TGGCTGTGAAGGAGCTCTATGATAAGATGCTTGAGTCTGTAAAAGTTAAACGATCAATGCCACCTAATGCTTGGTTATGGTCAATGATTGAAAATTGTAAACACCAACAAGATATAAGCCTCCTATTCGACATTTTGGAGAACCTCCACATATTT AGGCTATCAAATCTTCGAATTCATGATGACTTCAATAGCAATCTCTGTCAAGAAGTTACTAAAGCATGTATTAAAGCAGGAGCCCTTGATTTTG CAAAGATGACTTTATGGAAGCATAATGTCTATGGACTGAGCCCAACTGTTGCTGCTGCTAATCATTTACTG ACGCATGCTAAGAATCACAATGATACTAAATTGCTGGTGGAAGTAATGAAACTTCTGAAGAAGAATGATTTACCATTGCAACCAGGCACAGCAGATATTGTTTTCAG CATTTGTTACAATACTGATAAGTGGGATTTGATTAATAAGTACGGAAAATGGTTTGTCAAGGCTGGTGGCGTAAAACTACGACAAACCTCATTTGACACATGGATGAAGTTTGCTGCCAAAAGAG GCGAGACGGAGCCATTGTGGAAAATGAATACGTTGAGACTTGAGTCAAAGAAGATACCTACTTTGACATCTGGGATTTCTTGTGCTAAG GGTCATTTGTTAGAGCGTAATCCCAGCGATGCAGCTTCCATCATTCAAGAACTAAATGAG AATTTGGATGATGCAAAAAAAAGACGCCTTAAGGATGAACTTCAGAAGCTTATCTCCGAGTGGCCCAAGGAAGTTATTAAGTACAGGAAAGGAGAGGATCAAAAG ACACTAGCATCGTCTTTAAACTCCGATATCCTTGCCATGATTAGTCAACTGAACATGGGACTTGAGGCAAGTCTAAATTTGGAAGACCTTAAGGGATAA
- the LOC107638252 gene encoding uncharacterized protein LOC107638252 isoform X1 — protein MQVASSARRAFRLLRQSPMFLNSNNHFLPSHHSTNPLQHTPFLSGITQRDYWHVSMEPMYFMMPKAFYSSGVETIEETPTVAVKELYDKMLESVKVKRSMPPNAWLWSMIENCKHQQDISLLFDILENLHIFRLSNLRIHDDFNSNLCQEVTKACIKAGALDFAKMTLWKHNVYGLSPTVAAANHLLTHAKNHNDTKLLVEVMKLLKKNDLPLQPGTADIVFSICYNTDKWDLINKYGKWFVKAGGVKLRQTSFDTWMKFAAKRGETEPLWKMNTLRLESKKIPTLTSGISCAKGHLLERNPSDAASIIQELNENLDDAKKRRLKDELQKLISEWPKEVIKYRKGEDQKTLASSLNSDILAMISQLNMGLEASLNLEDLKG, from the exons ATGCAAGTTGCCTCCAGTGCTCGCCGTGCCTTTCGGCTTCTCCGCCAATCTCCGATGTTCCTCAACTCCAACAACCATTTCCTTCCCTCTCATCACTCCACCAACCCATTACAACACACCCCCTTTCTCTCAG GGATCACACAACGTGATTATTGGCATGTGTCAATGGAACCAATGTATTTCATGATGCCAAAGGCTTTTTATAGTTCTGGAGTGGAAACTATTGAAGAGACTCCCACAG TGGCTGTGAAGGAGCTCTATGATAAGATGCTTGAGTCTGTAAAAGTTAAACGATCAATGCCACCTAATGCTTGGTTATGGTCAATGATTGAAAATTGTAAACACCAACAAGATATAAGCCTCCTATTCGACATTTTGGAGAACCTCCACATATTT AGGCTATCAAATCTTCGAATTCATGATGACTTCAATAGCAATCTCTGTCAAGAAGTTACTAAAGCATGTATTAAAGCAGGAGCCCTTGATTTTG CAAAGATGACTTTATGGAAGCATAATGTCTATGGACTGAGCCCAACTGTTGCTGCTGCTAATCATTTACTG ACGCATGCTAAGAATCACAATGATACTAAATTGCTGGTGGAAGTAATGAAACTTCTGAAGAAGAATGATTTACCATTGCAACCAGGCACAGCAGATATTGTTTTCAG CATTTGTTACAATACTGATAAGTGGGATTTGATTAATAAGTACGGAAAATGGTTTGTCAAGGCTGGTGGCGTAAAACTACGACAAACCTCATTTGACACATGGATGAAGTTTGCTGCCAAAAGAG GCGAGACGGAGCCATTGTGGAAAATGAATACGTTGAGACTTGAGTCAAAGAAGATACCTACTTTGACATCTGGGATTTCTTGTGCTAAG GGTCATTTGTTAGAGCGTAATCCCAGCGATGCAGCTTCCATCATTCAAGAACTAAATGAG AATTTGGATGATGCAAAAAAAAGACGCCTTAAGGATGAACTTCAGAAGCTTATCTCCGAGTGGCCCAAGGAAGTTATTAAGTACAGGAAAGGAGAGGATCAAAAG ACACTAGCATCGTCTTTAAACTCCGATATCCTTGCCATGATTAGTCAACTGAACATGGGACTTGAGGCAAGTCTAAATTTGGAAGACCTTAAGGGATAA
- the LOC107638260 gene encoding E3 ubiquitin-protein ligase MIEL1, which yields MEGSANNERLDFGRMGYGCKHYRRRCKIRAPCCNEIYPCRHCHNEAASLLRNPYDRHELVRQDVKQVVCAVCDTEQPVAQVCTNCGVRMGEYFCDICKFFDDDIGKQQFHCDDCGICRVGGQENFFHCEKCGSCYSVTLRDNHLCVENSMRHHCPICYEFLFDSMKDISVMKCGHTMHHECFEEMLNRDTYCCPICSKSVMDMTRTWKRIDEEIEATVMPEDYRHRKVWILCNDCNDTTEVFFHILGQKCGHCQSYNTRAIAPPVLPQ from the exons ATGGAAGGCTCTGCAAACAATGAACGTCTTGATTTTGGGAGGATGGGCTATGG GTGCAAGCATTATAGGAGGAGATGCAAGATTCGTGCACCTTGCTGCAATGAGATCTACCCCTGCCGCCATTGCCATAACGAGGCTGCg AGCTTGTTGAGGAACCCCTATGATCGCCACGAACTTGTTCGCCAAGATGTTAAACAA GTTGTTTGTGCAGTTTGTGACACTGAGCAGCCG GTCGCTCAAGTTTGCACAAACTGTGGAGTTAGAATGGGAGAGTATTTCTGTGACATCTGCAAATTCTTCGATGATGAT ATAGGGAAACAACAGTTTCATTGTGATGATTGTGGAATCTGTAG GGTTGGTGGTCAAGAGAATTTTTTCCACTGCGAGAAGTGTG GGTCATGCTATTCAGTTACACTGCGTGACAATCATTTGTGTGTGGAGAACTCCATGAGGCACCACTGCCCCATTTGTTACGAG TTCCTTTTTGATTCAATGAAAGACATCAGTGTCATGAAATGTGGTCACACCATGCACCATGAATGCTTTGAAGAGATGCTAAATCGCGACAC GTACTGCTGTCCCATATGCTCCAAGTCAGTGATGGACATGACCAGGACATGGAAGAGAATTGATGAAGAG ATTGAAGCAACTGTCATGCCCGAAGATTATCGGCATAGGAAG GTTTGGATATTATGCAATGACTGCAATGACACAACAGAAGTGTTCTTCCACATTCTGGGGCAAAAATGTGGTCACTGCCAATCGTATAATACGCGTGCAATCGCTCCTCCGGTTCTTCCTCAATGA